TTTTTTTGCTTTTTGCAGTTCCACCTCCCGGACTTGGGCTTCCTTTCCGGGTTGAATGTCTGCAATCATCACATATTTGTCCTGGTTTGCTTCTCCAAAGCTGTAGGCCAAAGGGCTTCCGCAATAAACAACAGGGCAGGGGGCAGTATCAATGAACTGTTTGCGGTGTAAATGCCCCAAAGCTGCATATTGTAATTGCCCGGGCAGATTGCGCGAATAAATGGCCTGTGCACCGCCAAGATGAAGTACAGGTTTTTCATCTTCCGGTTCTTCGGGTTGTTCCGTACCTTCCTTCATCAAAAACAGATGGGCTGCCAGGATGTTTATCCCTTTTTCATCCAGATATTTATCTGCCAGCCTTTGCCAGTTTTCCTGCAGGACTTGTCTGAGTTCTTCTTCTGAATTTTCCTGCCCCAGGTAAGTTTTTAACCGGTATTCATTGGCATAAGGAGTAAGAAGAATTCTCAGCGGATCATCGCAGTGCGGTAATTTTAATTCAAGGAATCCTTCTTCGCTATTGATCACAGATAAGCCGGTTTTAAGGTCAAATGGCTGAATTTTGGAATTGGGATAGCCGGCAAAGATTATTCCGCATTCTTTGGCAAGGGGGTCAGGTGCTTCAATGCGGTCGGGCGAATCGTGATT
The window above is part of the Bacteroidota bacterium genome. Proteins encoded here:
- the sbcD gene encoding exonuclease subunit SbcD, with product MKLLHTSDWHLGKHLETISRIEEQQDVLNEIIDIAEKEEVDAVLVTGDLFDTFNPSVEAIDLFYKTLKCLADNGRRPVVAIAGNHDSPDRIEAPDPLAKECGIIFAGYPNSKIQPFDLKTGLSVINSEEGFLELKLPHCDDPLRILLTPYANEYRLKTYLGQENSEEELRQVLQENWQRLADKYLDEKGINILAAHLFLMKEGTEQPEEPEDEKPVLHLGGAQAIYSRNLPGQLQYAALGHLHRKQFIDTAPCPVVYCGSPLAYSFGEANQDKYVMIADIQPGKEAQVREVELQKAKKLLRRKFDKVDQACEWLSQCDHSIVELTMETDHYLTPDEKKRLYAAHPGLFIIPGINNQDQPAEDKKEDIDLTRNIDLLFSDYFASKNAGQQPAEEIMEIFKEIIAQEVEE